Proteins encoded in a region of the Nocardia asteroides genome:
- a CDS encoding MspA family porin, giving the protein MTPAPATADQMADKSRVVGTEDGWELRVSKTAEDVQRVPNLAATPFTREGFVTLSAAADISGEGREPVNSGTLQLGYQIGCQVDVSNGLTVGISAAIGPNAMVTVAPTPGLSVGGSALALPNMSTTIKPGTINSITLGTKALAGAHGSISVDQIQIKIDACAGAVSLRSFAIVSISTATADNSVAVYGDPIWL; this is encoded by the coding sequence ATGACCCCGGCCCCCGCGACCGCTGACCAAATGGCGGACAAATCTCGCGTTGTCGGCACGGAGGACGGCTGGGAGTTACGCGTCAGTAAAACCGCGGAAGACGTGCAACGCGTACCCAATCTGGCCGCGACACCGTTCACCCGGGAAGGATTCGTCACGCTCTCGGCGGCGGCGGACATCAGCGGCGAGGGCCGGGAGCCGGTGAACTCCGGGACACTGCAGCTGGGATACCAGATCGGCTGCCAGGTCGACGTGTCCAACGGCTTGACGGTGGGAATTTCCGCGGCGATCGGCCCGAACGCCATGGTGACCGTCGCCCCGACGCCCGGCCTCTCGGTCGGCGGCAGCGCGCTGGCACTGCCGAACATGTCGACGACCATCAAGCCCGGCACCATCAACAGCATCACGCTGGGCACGAAAGCGCTCGCCGGAGCGCACGGTTCGATCTCCGTCGATCAGATACAGATCAAGATCGATGCGTGTGCGGGCGCGGTCAGTCTTCGCTCGTTCGCGATCGTGTCGATTTCGACGGCTACAGCCGACAATTCGGTCGCTGTCTACGGTGATCCGATATGGCTGTGA
- a CDS encoding glycoside hydrolase family 15 protein — MLAVWSRRKAVQRVIAWMAGRPVAAEMTMEQRMVEIERTPRLTAFPRIDDYGFISDCEVTALIAPSGAIEWMCLPRMDSPSVFAAILDRSAGSFRFGPADFMVPTDRRYIPGTMVMETSWRSGDGWATVRDVLLVGPWRHQTPGRSAHRRTPTDYDAEHILLRTVHCETGQIQFGLDCQPAFDYGRYRARWDYLGSYHLAQASADGTDLQLTLSTDMRLGLEGTHAVARTLLKTGDTRFCALSWGSRDAPRDVEEADERLLRTVHHWRHWLAGGRFPDHPWTAELTRSALTLKALTFAPTGAVAAAATTSLPETPGGKRNWDYRYSWIRDSAFALWGLYTLGFSWEANDFFSYILDLTEEASDMQIVYGIGGETDLTEQTLTHLRGYDNAGPVRIGNDAYRQRQHDVWGAALDAVYLYARHQDQIDARAWPLLGRAVKSALTYWREPDHGIWEVRGQPQHFTSSKVMCWVAADRGARLARIHQDFERAHRWQQAADEIHADICAHALDSRRVFTQYYGSTALDASTLLIPLVRFLPPDDDRVRNTVLAIADELTEDGLVLRYRVGETDDGCAGEEGAFTICSFWLVSALSEIGEKTRAKQLCEKLLGYASPLGLYAEEIDPRTGRHWGNYPQAFTHLALINAVMHVIQDEQAILRQALGGESIAPRLDDAPLTRGYIHR, encoded by the coding sequence ATGCTCGCAGTGTGGTCGAGAAGGAAGGCGGTCCAGCGCGTAATCGCATGGATGGCCGGCCGGCCGGTAGCCGCCGAGATGACGATGGAGCAGCGCATGGTCGAAATCGAACGCACGCCGCGGCTCACTGCGTTTCCGCGCATCGATGACTACGGGTTCATCTCCGACTGTGAGGTCACCGCCCTCATCGCCCCCAGCGGTGCCATCGAGTGGATGTGCCTGCCCCGCATGGACTCCCCCAGTGTCTTCGCGGCCATCCTCGATCGTTCCGCCGGCTCGTTCCGGTTCGGCCCCGCCGATTTCATGGTGCCCACCGATCGTCGCTACATCCCCGGCACGATGGTCATGGAGACGAGTTGGCGCAGCGGTGACGGGTGGGCGACGGTGCGTGACGTGCTGCTGGTGGGCCCTTGGCGGCACCAGACCCCCGGCCGCAGCGCCCACCGGCGAACCCCCACGGACTACGACGCCGAGCACATCCTGCTGCGGACGGTGCACTGCGAGACGGGGCAGATCCAGTTCGGGCTCGATTGCCAACCGGCCTTCGACTACGGCCGGTATCGCGCTCGGTGGGATTATCTGGGCAGTTACCACCTCGCCCAAGCCAGTGCCGACGGAACCGATCTGCAACTGACGTTGAGCACCGACATGCGCTTGGGACTGGAAGGAACGCACGCGGTAGCCCGCACCCTTCTGAAGACTGGCGACACCCGCTTCTGTGCGCTCTCCTGGGGCAGTCGCGACGCCCCCCGCGACGTCGAGGAGGCTGATGAACGGCTGCTGCGGACGGTCCATCACTGGCGGCATTGGCTGGCCGGCGGCCGATTCCCGGACCATCCGTGGACCGCGGAACTCACCCGCAGCGCACTGACACTCAAGGCATTGACCTTCGCCCCCACCGGGGCCGTCGCTGCCGCCGCCACCACGTCGCTGCCGGAAACCCCCGGCGGAAAACGCAATTGGGACTATCGCTACTCGTGGATCCGCGATTCCGCCTTCGCGTTGTGGGGCCTGTACACACTCGGCTTCAGCTGGGAGGCGAACGACTTCTTCTCCTACATCCTCGACTTGACCGAAGAAGCCAGCGACATGCAGATCGTCTACGGCATCGGCGGGGAAACCGATCTCACCGAACAGACCCTCACCCACCTACGCGGCTACGACAACGCGGGACCGGTACGCATCGGCAACGACGCCTACCGGCAACGGCAGCACGATGTGTGGGGCGCCGCACTGGACGCGGTCTACCTCTATGCCCGCCACCAAGATCAGATCGATGCGCGGGCCTGGCCGCTGCTGGGCCGGGCGGTCAAAAGCGCCCTCACCTACTGGCGCGAGCCCGACCATGGCATCTGGGAGGTTCGCGGGCAGCCCCAGCACTTCACCTCCAGCAAAGTCATGTGCTGGGTCGCCGCCGATCGCGGCGCCCGGCTGGCCCGCATCCACCAAGACTTCGAACGCGCGCATCGTTGGCAACAAGCCGCCGACGAGATCCACGCCGACATCTGCGCGCACGCGCTCGACTCTCGGCGGGTGTTCACCCAGTACTACGGCAGCACTGCCTTGGACGCTTCGACCCTGCTCATCCCGCTGGTTCGTTTCCTGCCGCCCGACGACGACCGGGTACGCAACACCGTGCTGGCGATCGCCGACGAGCTGACCGAAGACGGCCTCGTCTTGCGTTACCGCGTCGGTGAGACCGATGACGGGTGCGCCGGAGAGGAAGGCGCTTTCACGATCTGCTCGTTCTGGTTGGTCTCGGCGCTGTCGGAGATCGGCGAGAAGACGCGAGCCAAACAGTTGTGCGAGAAACTGCTCGGCTACGCCAGCCCTCTGGGCCTCTACGCCGAGGAGATAGACCCACGAACCGGCCGCCACTGGGGCAACTATCCGCAGGCGTTCACCCACCTCGCCCTGATCAACGCCGTCATGCACGTCATCCAGGACGAGCAGGCGATACTGCGTCAGGCACTCGGCGGTGAATCGATCGCCCCCCGCCTGGACGACGCACCACTCACCCGGGGATATATCCACCGCTGA
- a CDS encoding TetR family transcriptional regulator, whose protein sequence is MRAAGQATRERILVAAKAEFARYGIAGARINRIADAAKASKDRLYAYFAGKEELYAAVTEAWVTQTTDETALDAADLPGYVGRLFDHYVAHPDNARLQAWAEIEQTHIPAAEDAIRRIIAGKLAEIHRGQDQGLITEAFAPITLIVMLTDLARTAAMHAIRADPHRIAERRAAIVLAARRLVSPDFPRAEDDR, encoded by the coding sequence ATGCGCGCAGCAGGTCAGGCCACCCGCGAACGAATACTCGTCGCGGCAAAAGCGGAGTTCGCCCGGTACGGCATCGCGGGCGCGCGCATCAATCGGATCGCCGACGCGGCCAAAGCGAGCAAAGACCGGCTCTACGCGTATTTCGCCGGCAAGGAGGAGCTCTACGCCGCCGTGACCGAGGCGTGGGTCACCCAGACCACCGACGAGACCGCCCTCGACGCCGCGGACCTCCCCGGTTATGTGGGCAGGCTCTTCGACCATTACGTCGCGCACCCCGACAACGCCCGCCTGCAAGCCTGGGCCGAGATCGAACAGACCCACATCCCCGCCGCCGAAGACGCCATCCGCCGCATCATCGCCGGAAAGCTCGCCGAGATCCACCGCGGACAAGACCAGGGCTTGATCACCGAGGCGTTCGCGCCGATCACACTGATCGTCATGCTGACCGACCTCGCCCGCACCGCGGCCATGCACGCCATCCGCGCCGACCCCCACCGCATCGCCGAACGCCGCGCCGCCATCGTGCTCGCCGCTCGGCGGCTGGTCAGCCCAGACTTTCCCCGGGCCGAAGACGATCGTTAG
- a CDS encoding DUF4334 domain-containing protein, with protein sequence MDMSSMGTGWRDLATREAGVSAAELDALWADLPVARAEDILGEWKGAAFPTAHPLRKALSASRWYGKTFHSLLDAKPLICRAEDGSLFSDVDLGGGEATLWNIEFRGEVTATMVYDGRPVFDHFKWLEENTLMGIMNGRPELVLAGGEYFYFLLERV encoded by the coding sequence ATGGACATGAGTTCTATGGGGACTGGTTGGCGAGATCTCGCCACCCGAGAGGCCGGGGTATCGGCCGCGGAGCTCGATGCGCTGTGGGCCGATCTACCGGTGGCGCGCGCCGAAGACATACTCGGGGAGTGGAAGGGCGCGGCGTTCCCCACGGCGCACCCGCTGCGTAAAGCGCTGTCGGCGAGTCGCTGGTACGGCAAGACGTTTCACAGCCTGCTCGATGCCAAGCCGTTGATCTGCCGCGCCGAGGACGGATCGCTGTTCTCCGATGTCGACCTCGGCGGCGGGGAGGCGACGTTGTGGAACATCGAATTCCGCGGCGAGGTGACCGCCACCATGGTCTACGACGGCCGCCCGGTCTTCGATCATTTCAAATGGCTCGAGGAGAACACCTTGATGGGCATCATGAACGGCAGGCCCGAACTGGTGCTTGCCGGCGGCGAGTACTTCTACTTCCTGCTCGAGCGGGTCTGA
- a CDS encoding NAD(P)-dependent alcohol dehydrogenase, protein MTCTAVLSRDPAAPFTVEAVEIDDPRDDEILVRVQATGICHTDLVTRAAGRADRPVLLGHEGAGVVETVGAAVTGVRPGDRVVLTFRHCRTCRNCRAGRPAYCVRAAELNQFGGRADRSRRITVAGTPVRDGFFGQSSFAAYALTSADNTVVIDAAVEPAVAAPLGCGFLTGAGAVLNVLRPDRDSRIAVYGAGAVGMAGVLAALACEVAELVVVEPAPTRRALARELGATAALDPAADDIVPTIRKLTDGGSTHALDTTGSSSVLATAAAATAIGGTVVAVGLGTGVPEIDLRDIVLGGKVIRGCLEGDAVPATFIPHLLDLYASGRFPIDRLVTPYPHTDINLALAQQREGKVIKPVLTWGA, encoded by the coding sequence GTGACCTGCACCGCGGTGCTCTCCCGCGATCCCGCCGCGCCGTTCACCGTGGAAGCCGTCGAGATCGACGACCCCCGCGACGACGAGATCCTGGTGCGGGTCCAGGCCACCGGCATCTGCCACACCGACCTCGTCACCCGCGCGGCGGGCCGCGCCGACCGTCCCGTCCTGCTCGGGCACGAGGGCGCCGGAGTGGTGGAGACGGTCGGCGCGGCAGTGACCGGTGTGCGCCCCGGAGACCGTGTCGTGTTGACCTTCCGGCACTGCCGGACGTGCCGGAACTGCCGGGCGGGGCGCCCGGCATACTGCGTGCGAGCGGCGGAACTCAACCAGTTCGGCGGCCGGGCCGACCGCTCCCGCCGGATCACCGTGGCGGGAACGCCGGTGCGGGACGGCTTCTTCGGCCAGTCCAGCTTCGCCGCTTACGCGTTGACCAGCGCAGACAACACGGTGGTCATCGATGCCGCGGTCGAACCGGCGGTGGCGGCTCCGCTGGGCTGCGGGTTCCTCACCGGCGCTGGCGCGGTGCTCAACGTGCTGCGCCCGGACCGGGATTCCCGCATAGCGGTCTACGGCGCCGGGGCGGTCGGAATGGCCGGCGTGCTGGCGGCACTGGCGTGCGAAGTCGCCGAGCTGGTCGTAGTCGAGCCCGCACCGACGCGGCGAGCGCTGGCGCGGGAACTCGGCGCCACCGCGGCCCTGGATCCGGCGGCCGACGACATCGTGCCCACGATCCGGAAGCTGACCGACGGCGGGTCGACCCACGCGCTGGACACCACGGGCTCGTCGAGTGTTCTTGCCACTGCGGCCGCCGCAACGGCCATCGGCGGCACCGTGGTCGCGGTCGGCCTGGGCACCGGGGTGCCCGAGATCGACCTGCGCGATATCGTTCTGGGCGGCAAGGTGATACGAGGTTGTCTAGAAGGCGACGCGGTGCCCGCCACCTTCATCCCGCACCTGCTGGACCTGTATGCCTCCGGCCGGTTTCCCATCGATCGGCTCGTCACCCCGTATCCGCACACCGACATCAATCTCGCGCTCGCTCAACAGCGCGAGGGAAAGGTCATCAAACCCGTCCTGACCTGGGGAGCGTGA
- a CDS encoding exonuclease domain-containing protein, producing the protein MNGFSGLLNVVDVEATCWEGGIPAGAVSEIIEIGLTVVDLDARDRIAKHRILVRPARSTVGAFCTELTGLTQAEVDTGMAFADACRLLATEHRAGIRPWASWGDYDRKQFVRQCAATGVAYPFGRRHTNAKQVFSEAYGLKRRQGMAGALHIAGMPLEGRHHCGADDAWNIAALVLDIVGRHAWRTTTES; encoded by the coding sequence GTGAACGGCTTCTCCGGACTGCTGAATGTGGTCGATGTCGAGGCGACGTGCTGGGAGGGTGGGATCCCCGCGGGCGCGGTCAGCGAGATCATCGAGATCGGGTTGACCGTTGTCGACCTGGACGCGCGAGACCGGATCGCCAAGCACCGGATCTTGGTCCGGCCCGCGCGGTCCACGGTCGGCGCGTTCTGCACCGAACTCACCGGCCTCACGCAGGCCGAAGTCGACACCGGCATGGCATTCGCGGACGCGTGCCGCCTGCTGGCGACCGAGCATCGAGCCGGAATCCGGCCGTGGGCCAGCTGGGGTGACTACGATCGCAAACAATTCGTAAGGCAGTGCGCGGCCACCGGTGTCGCATACCCCTTCGGGCGGCGGCATACGAACGCCAAGCAGGTCTTTTCCGAGGCATACGGCCTGAAGCGCCGTCAGGGGATGGCGGGCGCGCTACACATCGCCGGGATGCCGCTTGAGGGCCGTCACCATTGCGGCGCGGACGACGCCTGGAACATCGCCGCTCTCGTCCTGGACATCGTCGGACGCCACGCCTGGCGCACTACTACGGAATCCTGA
- a CDS encoding cytochrome ubiquinol oxidase subunit I, with protein sequence MAFSLGWHIVLACFGVAFPAMIYVVHRRGIVHDDPVALGLAKRWATVSAILFAIGAVSGTVLSFEMGLLWPGLMGRYGDVLGLPFAFEGLSFFIEAIFLGIYLYGWGRMPPRRHLAMLVPMGVAGVVGTFCVVSVNAWMNNPTGFRLVDGSVTDVDPWRAMFNDGVYLQFAHMWVGAFMVVGFLVAGVYAAGLLRGRRDTHHRLGFTVPFVFATVAALAQPLIGHVLGMRVHDTQPAKLAAFELAPTTEGPAPLRLGGVLVDGEVRGALEIPRLGSIIARNSLTAPVPGLDTVPVDDRPPVNITHLAFQTMVGIGTLLALLVFVFWLLRWRRRDLLDDRWFLRAATATGPLAVLALECGWIATEVGRQPWTVWRVLRTADAASASTGLWWSYISVVLVYLGMTVGAIVVLRSMARRWRSGTTTITAPYGPGASPVDQAQRARSVGKP encoded by the coding sequence ATGGCGTTCTCGCTGGGCTGGCACATCGTGCTGGCCTGCTTCGGGGTGGCGTTTCCCGCGATGATCTACGTCGTACACCGCCGCGGCATCGTCCACGACGACCCCGTGGCACTGGGCTTGGCCAAACGGTGGGCCACGGTGTCGGCGATCCTGTTCGCCATAGGGGCGGTCTCCGGAACGGTCCTCAGTTTCGAAATGGGGCTGCTGTGGCCAGGGCTGATGGGCCGCTACGGCGACGTGCTCGGCTTGCCGTTCGCCTTCGAAGGACTTTCGTTCTTCATCGAGGCGATCTTCCTGGGCATCTACCTCTACGGGTGGGGCCGCATGCCGCCACGGAGGCACCTCGCCATGCTCGTCCCGATGGGTGTCGCGGGGGTGGTCGGCACGTTCTGTGTGGTCAGCGTCAACGCGTGGATGAACAACCCGACCGGCTTCCGGCTCGTCGACGGCTCGGTGACCGACGTCGATCCGTGGCGAGCGATGTTCAACGACGGCGTCTACCTCCAATTCGCGCACATGTGGGTCGGGGCGTTCATGGTCGTCGGATTCCTCGTGGCAGGCGTCTACGCGGCCGGGCTGCTGCGGGGACGCCGCGACACCCACCACCGGCTGGGGTTCACCGTCCCCTTCGTCTTCGCTACCGTCGCCGCACTCGCACAACCGCTCATCGGGCACGTTCTCGGGATGCGGGTGCACGACACGCAACCGGCGAAGCTGGCCGCGTTCGAACTGGCCCCCACCACCGAAGGTCCGGCTCCGCTGCGACTGGGCGGTGTGCTCGTCGACGGCGAGGTACGCGGGGCGCTCGAGATCCCACGCCTGGGTTCGATCATCGCCCGCAACTCGCTGACGGCCCCGGTCCCGGGGCTGGACACGGTCCCCGTCGACGACCGGCCGCCGGTCAACATCACTCATCTCGCTTTCCAGACCATGGTCGGCATCGGCACCCTGCTCGCGCTGCTGGTGTTCGTCTTCTGGCTGCTGCGCTGGCGGCGCCGCGACCTGCTGGACGATCGCTGGTTCCTGCGGGCGGCGACAGCCACCGGACCCCTGGCCGTTCTCGCTCTGGAATGCGGCTGGATCGCCACCGAAGTGGGCCGTCAGCCGTGGACGGTGTGGCGGGTACTGCGCACGGCCGACGCCGCGAGCGCGAGTACCGGTCTGTGGTGGAGCTACATCAGCGTGGTGCTGGTCTATCTCGGGATGACGGTGGGTGCGATCGTCGTCTTGCGTTCCATGGCGCGTCGCTGGCGCAGCGGCACCACGACCATCACCGCTCCCTACGGACCCGGAGCGTCCCCGGTCGACCAGGCGCAGCGTGCCCGCAGCGTCGGAAAGCCGTGA
- a CDS encoding cytochrome d ubiquinol oxidase subunit II, producing MDLSDVVATAMFTGVVLYALFGGADFGSGFWDLTAGGPRRGSRMRVLIDHSIGPVWEANHVWLIYILVFLWTAYPTVFAAVMTTLFIPMSLALLGIVLRGANFAFRKYSATLSQARLFGALFAGASLITPFFFGTAVGAIASGRVPAEGYGDVVGSWLNPTSILGGTLAVGTSAFLAGVFLTADAARSGDHALAEYLRSRTLLVGVVTGAIAIAAIAPIRRDAPTLGAELLGRALPLIVLSAAAGVLTLALIHRRRFGWARVPAAVAVAAIVIGWAVAQTPWILVDQMLIADAAGARATLLGLLAVVALAAVTVLPALTYLFWLTQTDAWVRDEPVAVGSAEHAEDTDVA from the coding sequence ATGGATCTCTCCGACGTGGTCGCGACGGCGATGTTCACCGGCGTGGTGCTGTACGCGTTGTTCGGTGGAGCGGACTTCGGCTCGGGATTCTGGGACCTGACCGCGGGCGGACCGCGCCGCGGCAGCCGCATGCGGGTGCTCATCGACCACAGCATCGGTCCGGTATGGGAAGCCAATCACGTCTGGTTGATCTACATCCTGGTGTTTCTCTGGACCGCCTACCCCACGGTCTTCGCCGCCGTCATGACCACCCTGTTCATCCCGATGAGCCTGGCACTGCTCGGGATCGTGCTGCGCGGAGCCAACTTCGCGTTCCGCAAGTACTCCGCGACGCTGAGTCAAGCGCGCCTGTTCGGCGCCTTGTTCGCCGGCGCGTCGCTCATCACGCCGTTCTTCTTCGGCACCGCCGTCGGTGCGATCGCCTCCGGCCGGGTGCCCGCCGAGGGGTACGGCGACGTGGTGGGCTCGTGGCTGAACCCGACCTCGATCCTTGGTGGCACTCTGGCCGTCGGGACGTCCGCCTTCTTGGCCGGTGTCTTCCTCACCGCCGATGCCGCTCGCTCCGGCGACCACGCACTCGCCGAGTACCTGCGTTCCCGCACGTTGCTGGTCGGCGTCGTGACCGGCGCGATCGCGATCGCGGCGATCGCGCCGATCCGTCGTGACGCGCCGACCCTCGGCGCCGAACTGCTCGGCCGCGCCCTGCCGCTGATCGTGCTCTCCGCCGCCGCCGGGGTACTCACCCTGGCCTTGATCCACCGTCGCCGATTCGGCTGGGCGCGGGTGCCCGCGGCGGTCGCGGTCGCGGCGATCGTCATCGGGTGGGCGGTCGCGCAGACGCCGTGGATCCTGGTCGATCAGATGCTCATCGCCGACGCCGCGGGAGCACGAGCGACGCTCCTCGGACTGCTCGCCGTCGTCGCCCTCGCCGCTGTGACGGTTCTTCCCGCCTTGACCTACCTGTTCTGGCTCACCCAGACCGATGCCTGGGTCCGCGACGAGCCCGTCGCTGTCGGGTCCGCCGAACATGCGGAGGACACCGACGTGGCCTGA
- the fabG gene encoding 3-oxoacyl-ACP reductase FabG — protein sequence MTGPLLQAKTAVITGAAQGIGYAIAERFVAEGARVVVGDIDGAAAADAAQRLGGAAVARGVRCDVTVADEVRALLDAAAESFSPVDVMVNNAGITRDATMRKMTEDQFDQVISVHLKGTWNGTRLAGAIMRERGGGAIVNMSSLSGKIGLAGQTNYSAAKAGIVGLSKAAAKELAHVGVRVNAIQPGLIRTAMTEALPQQVWDRKLAEIPLGRAGEVSEIATVALFLASDLSSYMTGTVLEVTGGRFM from the coding sequence ATGACCGGCCCACTACTCCAAGCCAAGACCGCTGTGATCACCGGGGCCGCTCAGGGGATCGGGTATGCGATCGCCGAGCGATTCGTCGCCGAGGGCGCCCGCGTCGTCGTCGGTGACATCGACGGTGCCGCGGCGGCGGACGCGGCGCAGCGACTCGGCGGCGCGGCCGTCGCGCGCGGCGTGCGCTGCGATGTCACCGTCGCCGACGAGGTGCGGGCGCTGCTCGACGCCGCTGCCGAGTCCTTCTCCCCCGTCGACGTGATGGTCAACAACGCCGGAATCACCCGCGACGCCACCATGCGCAAGATGACCGAGGACCAGTTCGATCAAGTGATCTCGGTACACCTCAAAGGCACCTGGAACGGCACCCGGCTGGCCGGTGCGATCATGCGGGAGCGTGGCGGCGGCGCGATCGTCAACATGTCGTCGCTCTCGGGCAAGATCGGCTTGGCCGGACAGACCAACTACTCCGCCGCCAAGGCGGGCATCGTCGGCCTGTCCAAGGCCGCGGCCAAGGAACTCGCGCATGTGGGCGTGCGGGTCAACGCGATCCAGCCCGGCCTGATCCGCACCGCGATGACCGAGGCACTGCCACAGCAGGTGTGGGATCGGAAGCTGGCCGAAATCCCGCTCGGGCGCGCGGGTGAGGTGAGCGAGATCGCCACCGTCGCACTGTTTCTGGCCTCGGATCTGTCGTCGTACATGACCGGGACGGTGCTCGAGGTGACCGGCGGGCGGTTCATGTGA
- a CDS encoding acyl-CoA dehydrogenase family protein, with amino-acid sequence MSEVSAEDFAPILAQVRQFVRTKVVPRESEILATDAIPDDLRRQATDMGLFGYAIPQQWGGLGLDLTQDVELAMELGYTSLALRSMFGTNNGIAGQVLVNYGTEEQKEQWLERIASGEVVASFALTEPGAGSDPAGLRTKATRDGDDWVIEGQKRFITNAPLADLFVTFARTREPGPDGPGIAVFLVPAGTAGVTVGPKDAKMGHEGSWTADVTFSEVRVPADSLVGGSEDVGYRAAMSSLSRGRVHIAALSVGTAQRALDESVAYAATATQGGTAIGDFQLVQAMIADQQTGVMAGRALVRDAAAKYVSGEDRRIAPSVAKLFCTEMVGRVADNAVQIHGGTGYMREVPVEHIYRDVRLLRLYEGTSEIQRLIIGGGLVRAAKKRS; translated from the coding sequence GTGTCCGAAGTCAGTGCCGAGGACTTCGCGCCGATCCTGGCGCAGGTTCGTCAGTTCGTCCGGACGAAGGTGGTGCCCCGCGAGTCGGAGATCCTGGCGACCGATGCGATCCCTGACGACCTCCGGCGCCAGGCCACCGACATGGGCCTGTTCGGCTACGCGATCCCGCAACAGTGGGGCGGTCTCGGCCTCGACCTCACCCAAGACGTCGAGTTGGCCATGGAACTCGGCTACACCAGCCTGGCGCTGCGTTCGATGTTCGGCACCAACAACGGCATCGCGGGTCAGGTGCTGGTGAACTATGGCACCGAGGAACAGAAGGAGCAGTGGCTGGAACGCATCGCTTCGGGGGAAGTGGTCGCCTCCTTCGCCCTCACCGAACCCGGCGCGGGCTCCGATCCGGCGGGTCTGCGCACCAAGGCGACCCGTGACGGTGACGACTGGGTGATCGAGGGCCAGAAGCGGTTCATCACCAACGCCCCGCTGGCCGACCTGTTCGTGACCTTCGCCCGTACCCGCGAGCCGGGGCCGGACGGGCCCGGCATCGCGGTGTTCCTGGTGCCCGCCGGCACCGCGGGCGTCACGGTCGGCCCCAAGGACGCGAAGATGGGCCACGAGGGCTCCTGGACCGCCGATGTCACCTTCTCCGAAGTCCGCGTCCCCGCGGATTCGCTCGTCGGTGGCTCCGAGGATGTCGGTTACCGTGCCGCGATGAGCTCACTGTCCCGCGGGCGCGTGCACATCGCCGCCCTGTCGGTCGGCACCGCGCAGCGAGCGCTCGACGAATCCGTCGCCTACGCCGCCACCGCCACCCAGGGTGGGACGGCCATCGGCGACTTCCAACTGGTACAGGCCATGATCGCCGACCAGCAGACCGGTGTGATGGCCGGCCGGGCCCTGGTCCGCGACGCGGCGGCCAAGTACGTCTCCGGCGAGGACCGCCGAATCGCGCCGTCGGTGGCGAAGCTGTTCTGCACCGAGATGGTCGGCCGGGTCGCCGACAACGCGGTCCAGATCCACGGCGGCACCGGCTACATGCGCGAGGTGCCCGTCGAGCACATCTACCGCGACGTTCGCCTCCTGCGCCTGTACGAAGGCACCAGCGAGATCCAGCGGCTCATCATCGGCGGCGGCCTGGTCCGCGCAGCGAAGAAGCGCTCGTGA
- a CDS encoding cysteine hydrolase yields MSDTALLLIDLQNSYLVQDVRDALGWPPIWRLDQVVGECRDLAESARESRIPVIYSRQIPSPAGPLALNPRSARHRRSRAQLLPKLSAEDRHRRSQIIDAVAPQPSDLVLDKTRHSFFAYTELDPILRSMNIRRLVVAGLQTNVCVEATVRAGLERNFEMAVAEDAVSTDGPALHFAALNAMRVLYVEVAPWRELIAPGAPWDLAYRTPNYGRDPAYWSDPHMPVPNH; encoded by the coding sequence ATGTCCGACACCGCGCTCTTGCTGATCGACCTGCAGAACAGCTACCTCGTTCAAGACGTTCGCGACGCGCTGGGCTGGCCGCCGATCTGGCGGCTCGACCAGGTGGTGGGCGAGTGCCGTGACCTCGCTGAATCCGCCCGCGAGTCGCGCATCCCGGTCATCTACTCACGTCAGATCCCCAGTCCCGCAGGCCCGTTGGCACTCAATCCGCGCTCCGCTCGGCATCGCCGCTCCCGCGCCCAACTGTTACCGAAGCTGTCCGCCGAAGACCGGCATCGGCGATCGCAGATCATCGACGCCGTGGCACCGCAGCCGAGTGATCTGGTGCTCGACAAGACCCGGCACAGTTTCTTCGCCTACACCGAACTCGACCCGATCCTGCGCAGCATGAACATCCGTCGGCTCGTCGTCGCGGGCCTGCAGACGAACGTGTGCGTCGAGGCCACCGTTCGTGCCGGGTTGGAACGGAACTTCGAAATGGCCGTCGCTGAGGACGCGGTCAGTACCGACGGCCCCGCCCTCCACTTCGCGGCGCTGAACGCCATGCGGGTGCTCTACGTCGAAGTCGCCCCCTGGCGCGAACTCATCGCTCCCGGTGCTCCGTGGGATCTGGCCTACCGGACACCCAACTACGGCCGCGACCCCGCGTACTGGTCGGACCCGCACATGCCCGTGCCGAACCACTAG